One region of Mycolicibacterium insubricum genomic DNA includes:
- a CDS encoding acyl-CoA dehydrogenase family protein, which yields MSEELRAEVQAWVGEHLPGKFRDAVAPGSLALLADIDAEAAAAWYAALGERGYTVPHWPREHGGLGYSEQQAAVVRSVLVEQGAGLPDHYFVPLMLIGPAIMAWGTPEQQRTYLPGIVAGAGMWCQLFSEPGAGSDLASLATRAVPEDGRAWRVNGQKVWSSFATESRYGMLLARTDPDQPKNAGITCFLVDMTAPGVTVRPLRQLTGDEHFCEVFLEDLMLGPETVLGPVNEGWRVAMTTLNAERSGLSETSSASGYPLQPVLELARRTGRWRDPLVRDRLTDLFVTEHALALTNLRSVAESRTSGGSPTGSITKLVLSELSQEISELGFELGAAQAAYWDDVMPPETHALLDSRRFTIAGGTSEVQRNIVGERVLGLEREIDPGRGKPWRELRRG from the coding sequence GTGTCTGAAGAACTTCGCGCCGAGGTGCAAGCCTGGGTCGGCGAACATCTCCCCGGGAAATTTCGCGACGCCGTGGCGCCCGGCAGCCTCGCGCTGCTGGCCGACATCGACGCCGAGGCCGCCGCCGCCTGGTACGCCGCACTGGGCGAGCGCGGCTACACCGTGCCGCACTGGCCGCGCGAACACGGTGGTCTCGGCTACAGCGAGCAACAGGCCGCGGTGGTCCGATCGGTACTCGTCGAGCAGGGCGCGGGTCTGCCGGATCACTACTTCGTCCCGCTGATGCTGATCGGGCCGGCCATCATGGCCTGGGGCACCCCCGAACAGCAGCGCACCTACCTGCCCGGGATCGTCGCCGGCGCCGGCATGTGGTGCCAGCTCTTCAGCGAACCGGGAGCGGGTTCGGACCTGGCCAGCCTGGCCACCCGCGCGGTGCCCGAAGACGGTCGGGCCTGGCGGGTCAACGGTCAGAAGGTATGGAGCTCGTTCGCCACCGAGTCCCGCTATGGGATGCTGCTGGCGCGCACCGATCCGGATCAGCCGAAAAACGCGGGAATCACCTGCTTTCTGGTCGACATGACGGCGCCGGGTGTGACCGTTCGCCCGCTGCGCCAACTCACCGGCGACGAGCACTTCTGCGAGGTGTTCCTCGAAGATCTGATGCTCGGACCCGAAACCGTCCTCGGACCGGTCAACGAGGGCTGGCGCGTCGCCATGACCACCCTGAACGCCGAACGTTCCGGGCTCTCGGAAACCTCCAGCGCCAGCGGATACCCGCTGCAACCGGTACTCGAGCTGGCTCGGCGCACCGGACGCTGGAGAGATCCCCTGGTCCGAGACCGGCTGACGGACCTGTTCGTTACCGAACATGCACTGGCACTGACCAACCTGCGTTCGGTTGCCGAGTCCCGCACCTCCGGCGGATCCCCCACGGGGTCGATCACCAAGCTGGTGCTCTCGGAGCTCTCCCAGGAGATCAGCGAACTCGGCTTCGAACTGGGCGCAGCGCAGGCGGCGTACTGGGACGACGTCATGCCGCCGGAGACCCATGCGCTCCTGGACAGCCGTCGATTCACCATCGCCGGTGGAACGTCGGAAGTGCAGCGCAACATCGTCGGTGAGCGGGTGCTGGGCCTGGAACGGGAGATCGATCCGGGACGCGGCAAGCCGTGGCGTGAACTCCGGCGCGGTTGA